The stretch of DNA TGCCCTTTCAATAAACCTCTTAATGATTGGGGTACGGTGGTTATACGGATCAGCTTATTCATCATTAACTTTATTTTTGTTGGTAAATGTTTTTTGATAGATAGATGTTCTGCACTGTATAGGGTCTTCCCTAAAATGTATCCGTTCTTGTTGCATAGTGTAGGTTTTGGTATTGGAAGGCTTGTAGATAGCTAAATTCTCGATTGGTGATTGTTTCGTATTCGTATGTTTTGCTTCTTGGAGCACAGGCTAATACTGTTTTGCATTTCTATTGGTTTTTTATTTTTATTTACACCTAAAGCCAACCTTTGAACATTATTATCTTCAATTAATTCGCATCTAAAATCCATCAAAGATATTAATTATCTATCGGTTATGATTGTTTATTTTCTTGTATTGCTTCGAAAATTTTTTTATAATAACTTTCAACGTCTCTACTTTTAAGATACGCCCGAAAAGATTCTTTATTATCTTCTTCTTTCTCTAATGCGTTGATTATACCTTTTGTTAATTCCTGAGCACTATTGGGTGCTACTGTAATAATATTGGGGATTTTATCGATATCCCCTGCACATAGTGTTGACACAACCTTATTGTTTTGTGACATCATTTGAAGTAGAACATTAGGGAAGCCCTCTCTTCTTGATGAAACAACACAGAGTTGAGCAGTTTTGAAATAAGGATAAACATTCTCTACAAAGCCTTGCAATAGGACATCGTTGGTAATGTTGAGATTTTCGATTAGGTTTTCTAGAGTGGCTCTTTCTTTGCCTTCGCCTAGAATTATTAGTTTGTAATTTGGGTACAACTGTTTTATATCGTAGAATGATTTTATTAGCAAATCAAATCCTTTCTCTTTGATTAAGCGTCCTGCGCTTACTATATATGGGAAGTCTATGTCGAGTTTTTTTACTTGATGATTTGGAAATTCGAATAAATTGGGAATAGTTTTTATTGTCATCCGATTTTCTAGATAGGTTGCTTTTTCTAGTAGAATAGACTCCATTAATGATGTTTGTGTTATTAATAAGTCGATGTTTCTATATCCTATGTAGTAGGCTACCTTGTATTTTAATAGTTTTAACCCTGCGTATCTTTCGAATACTGTTGTTGATTCTCGGCAGATTAGTTTATCTGTTTTTAGGAGTCGAACTGTTCTTAGGAAGCCCAGCAGAGCATTCATCATTAGGTGTGAAGAAAACACGAAATCGTATTTCTTGTTGGTACAAGTTTTTATAAACTTCCATAGGTTGCCATCACAATATACTACTTCGAGTCCTTGTTCTACCCATGTGTTGTTACTTTTTTTTAAGAGGAAAACTACTTTCGAGTTTTTTTGGTGTTTTTTTGCTAACTTCATTATAAGTTGCTCTGCACCACCCAGCGAATCACTGATAGAAAAAAAGACTTTATTCATTTTTATAACTTACTATTCTTTTGGTGAATAACATATAAAACAGGAAGACTAGGAAGACCAATCCACTTTGGATAATCAAAGCAATATCTCCATTTTGTAGACCAAACCATATATAATTAAACAAGTACATATAAATAAAAAACAATATTCCGTTTTGTTTAAAACGAGAAAAAACTATTATAGATTCTCTGCAAATCAATCTCAATATCCCTAAAAACCTTTATCCATTGTAATCGATCTAAAATAGAATTCACGGTTAAATGAGAAGAAAAAACCCAATTAAAACATTCTTTCGTTTAAATAACGAATCAAATTTAAATAAACAAATTTTATTTCTGAAGAACCACTTTCTCCCAATATTCAGACTCATCAGCGTTCCAAAAGCAAACAGTGACTAAATACCCTTTCAGATTATAATATTTCGCAACTTTAAACAATAGTTGCTCCGCACTACCTAACCTATTCGTAACCGATAATATAGCAATACTCTTGTCCATTTATATATTTCATTCGAATCTGATATTGGGCTCCCTCTTAGTTATATAATAAAACCTTTCAGGCTTAAGATCAAAAGTTTCGTTTAGTTTT from Weeksella virosa DSM 16922 encodes:
- a CDS encoding glycosyltransferase, whose product is MNKVFFSISDSLGGAEQLIMKLAKKHQKNSKVVFLLKKSNNTWVEQGLEVVYCDGNLWKFIKTCTNKKYDFVFSSHLMMNALLGFLRTVRLLKTDKLICRESTTVFERYAGLKLLKYKVAYYIGYRNIDLLITQTSLMESILLEKATYLENRMTIKTIPNLFEFPNHQVKKLDIDFPYIVSAGRLIKEKGFDLLIKSFYDIKQLYPNYKLIILGEGKERATLENLIENLNITNDVLLQGFVENVYPYFKTAQLCVVSSRREGFPNVLLQMMSQNNKVVSTLCAGDIDKIPNIITVAPNSAQELTKGIINALEKEEDNKESFRAYLKSRDVESYYKKIFEAIQENKQS